One window from the genome of Eucalyptus grandis isolate ANBG69807.140 chromosome 7, ASM1654582v1, whole genome shotgun sequence encodes:
- the LOC104430535 gene encoding uncharacterized protein LOC104430535 — protein sequence MDLECKGCSFTWSNKREGENLVKKRLDRAFCSLQWRVTYPEAECIALSAIGSDHTPLLISLAQPKRRKRKQFKYEAYWTDDAECKTIVRDTWNELALHDLNVMEKLQQVQQQLIQRSKSKFGHAKKRITWLKECQNLADILNQYCFASSQAINLNKSGIYFSKGCPTALKRNMATALRVPEITKTGKYLGIPLDWEHSKKDMFAWILARVNPKLDSWKEKLLSKEGKEILLKAVIQAIPQYAMSIFKIPISICKAIERKVASFWWKSNEKNAGIHWKKWDLLKTRKSEGGLGFKDLQIFNTTMLAKQMWRIIQNPDSLLTKILKGLYYSHCDIWNAGRGSRPSWG from the exons ATGGACCTGGAATGTAAGGGGTGCTCTTTCACCTGGTCAAATAAACGTGAGGGAGAGAATCTGGTGAAAAAGAGGCTAGACAGAGCTTTCTGTTCGCTTCAGTGGAGAGTTACTTACCCAGAGGCTGAATGTATTGCACTTTCGGCGATAGGCTCGGATCATACTCCTCTCCTGATATCCCTGGCTCAACCAAAGCGTAGAAAACGAAAGCAGTTTAAATACGAAGCATACTGGACTGATGATGCAGAATGTAAAACCATAGTCAGAGATACCTGGAATGAACTTGCCTTACATGATCTTAATGTGATGGAGAAACTGCAGCAAGTACAACAGCAGTTGATACAGCGGAGCAAAAGCAAATTTGGCCATGCTAAGAAGAGGATCACCTGGCTGAAAG aatgtcaaaacttggctGATATCTTAAATCAATACTGCTTTGCTTCAAGTCAGGCAATCAATCTCAACAAATCAGGCATTTATTTCAGCAAAGGATGTCCTACAGCTCTAAAGAGAAACATGGCAACAGCTCTCAGAGTTCCAGAAATCACAAAGACAGGGAAATATTTAGGCATACCTTTAGACTGGGAGCACTCCAAGAAAGACATGTTCGCATGGATCTTAGCTCGGGTCAATCCCAAACTGGACAGCtggaaggaaaaattgttatcaaaagaaggaaaggaaatacTCCTGAAAGCAGTAATACAAGCCATccctcaatatgctatgtcaataTTCAAAATACCTATATCGATTTGCAAAGCAATTGAGAGGAAGGTTGCatccttttggtggaaaagtAATGAGAAAAATGCTGGAATTCATTGGAAGAAGTGGGATTTGCTGAAAACCAGGAAGAGTGAAGGGGGTTTGGGTTTCAAAGATCTACAAATCTTCAACACAACAATGCTAGCTAAGCAGATGTGGCGTATCATTCAAAATCCAGACTCTCTGTTAACAAAAATTCTGAAAGGGCTGTACTACTCACACTGTGACATATGGAATGCTGGCAGAGGTTCACGTCCCTCGTGGGGTTAG